TGATTGTCCGACGTTGGCATTCAGGACGCGCAGGCCGCCGACGAGCACCGTCATCTCAGGAGCCGTCAACGTCAATAGCTGAGCGCGATCGACCAGCAAATCCTCCACCGCCCGATGCTGTCCACTAGCCACATAGTTACGGAACCCGTCTGCAGTCGGCTCGAGCACGGCAAAGGAGTCGATATCGGTTTGCTCCTGCGTCGCGTCCGTGCGTCCCGGTGAGAAAGGAACCTTCACGTCATACCCGGCATTCTTCGCGGCCGTCTCGACGGCTGCGCACCCGCCGAGGACGATGAGGTCGGCCAGAGAGATCTGCTTACCGTCCTTACGCGAACTGTTGAAGCCCCGCTGGATTGCCTCCAGCGTCTTCAGTACTTTCGCGAACTGGTCCGGCTGGTTCACAGCCCAGCCACGTTGCGGTTCGAGACGAATGCGTGCGCCGTTCGCACCTCCCCGTTTGTCGCTGCCCCGGAAAGTCGATGCCGACGCCCAGGCAGTGAAGACCAACTGGGAAATGGATAGTCCCGAATCGAGGATTTTGCGTGTCAGTTCGGCGATCTCAGCATCGCCAATCACCTCGTGGGTTACGGTAGGCACCGGATCCTGCCAGAACAACACCTCTGCAGGCACCTCCGGTCCCAAGTAACGAGAGATCGGCCCCATATCACGGTGGGTCAGCTTGAACCATGCACGGGCGAAGGCGTCTGCAAACTCCTTCGGATGTTTGTGGAAGTGACGCGAGATCGGTCCATAGATGGGATCCATTCGCATCGCCATGTCCGCCGTCGTCATGATGGTCGTAACCCGTTTCGACGGATTGTGAGCGGCCGGTGCAAGGTCCTTCTCGGCCGGATTAACCGGGACCCACTGCCAGGCACCGGCGGGACTCTTCACCAGATCCCAGTCGTAGCCGAACAGCATGTCAAAATAACCCATGTCCCATTGGGTCGGTTTCGACGTCCAGGCGCCTTCGATGCCGCTGGAGATCGTCTCGTCCCCTTTGCCGCTGCCGAAAGAGTTCTTCCAGCCGAGGCCCTGCTCTTCGATACTCGCCCCCTCGGGCTCCCGACCGACAAACTTGTCTGCGGGAGCCGCACCATGGCACTTGCCAAACGTGTGTCCGCCGGCAACCAGCGCGACGGTCTCCTCGTCGTTCATCGCCATACGCGAAAAGGTCTCTCGAATATCGCGGCCCGCAGCAACCGCGCTCGGTTGACCGTTCGGCCCCTCCGGATTCACGTAAATCAGGCCCATCTGGACGGCGCCGTAGGGCCCTGTGAGCTCCCGGTCGCCTTGGTAGCGCTGGTCACCGAGCCACTCGGTCTCGGTCCCCCAGTTAATGTCCTCTTCCGGTTCCCAAACGTCCGCGCGCCCGCCGCCGAAACCGAACGTCTTGAGCCCCATCGATTCCAGAGCGACGTTGCCTGCGAGGATCATGAGGTCGGCCCATGAGATCTTGCGGCCGTACTTCTGTTTGATCGGCCACAACAGCCGCCGCGCCTTGTCAAGGTTCGCGTTATCCGGCCAGCTATTGAGCGGCGCGAAGCGTTGGGCTCCGGAGGATGCGCCACCCCGGCCGTCGCTGATGCGGTACGTGCCGGCGCTGTGCCACGCCATGCGG
This sequence is a window from Candidatus Zixiibacteriota bacterium. Protein-coding genes within it:
- the katG gene encoding catalase/peroxidase HPI — translated: MSDQNKDSGVKCPVTGGRHAQMMTNRDWWPNQLNLNILHQNSPLSNPMGEAFNYAEEFKSLNLKAVKKDLEKLMTTSQDWWPADYGHYGPLFIRMAWHSAGTYRISDGRGGASSGAQRFAPLNSWPDNANLDKARRLLWPIKQKYGRKISWADLMILAGNVALESMGLKTFGFGGGRADVWEPEEDINWGTETEWLGDQRYQGDRELTGPYGAVQMGLIYVNPEGPNGQPSAVAAGRDIRETFSRMAMNDEETVALVAGGHTFGKCHGAAPADKFVGREPEGASIEEQGLGWKNSFGSGKGDETISSGIEGAWTSKPTQWDMGYFDMLFGYDWDLVKSPAGAWQWVPVNPAEKDLAPAAHNPSKRVTTIMTTADMAMRMDPIYGPISRHFHKHPKEFADAFARAWFKLTHRDMGPISRYLGPEVPAEVLFWQDPVPTVTHEVIGDAEIAELTRKILDSGLSISQLVFTAWASASTFRGSDKRGGANGARIRLEPQRGWAVNQPDQFAKVLKTLEAIQRGFNSSRKDGKQISLADLIVLGGCAAVETAAKNAGYDVKVPFSPGRTDATQEQTDIDSFAVLEPTADGFRNYVASGQHRAVEDLLVDRAQLLTLTAPEMTVLVGGLRVLNANVGQSPHGVFTKRSETLTTDFFVNLLDMSTIWKPTSKAEEVFEGYDRSTAKLKWTGTRVDLIFGSNSQLRAIAEVYACDDSQQAFVRDFVAAWAKVMNLDRFDLA